Genomic window (Campylobacter ureolyticus ACS-301-V-Sch3b):
TCTCTTTTTATCATTTGATGTTCGCAGTATTTCATGTAACCCATCTTTTATCCTTTTTAAAAATTTTGAGCAGTGTATCGCTCTTTTTATGAGTTAATTATACCGTTTTTAAACTTAAAAAATAATAAATATTAAAATAAAACAATATTAAAATAACTAAATAAACTAAAAAATATAAATATAAAAACAATAAAAAACATAAAAATAACAATAATATTTAAGCATATATTAAGCTAAAATCTGCTTTTTCTCCCTTTTAAAAGAAACACCGAAGCCGTTTGGATACGGCACATTTTGTAATTTTTTGACATTTTGCAAATAGCTACAAACCACGACAAAAAGGGGAAAAACAAAGGATACTATAAACTTAATTAGAGCTTAAAGTCCAAAAACCACTTATAGTATTATTTGATTAGTTATTTTTTCTCCTATCTTGATTTCGAATAATCTCTTGATATTTTGTTTTCTAATATATTTAATCTCTTATAACATTCTCTCATTCCTTGAATGCATCTTACTTTTGGCTCTATTTCTTTAAATTTGGCTATATTTTGGCTAAATAATTCTTTTACTTTTTTATCCTTTGCGTATGGTTCTAAAATGTCATATTTCTTTTGTAAATATTCAACATTTTTTTTAAAGTCATTTATTGGCTTTAAAAGGCTTTCTTTATTGATATCTTTATTATCTAGTCCTAGTTCTTTGCCTATAACTAAATCATCGCTAAAATCTTTTAAAATTGGTGTTATTCTTTTTGTATTTGGTATAATTTCTTCTACTATTTTGCAAAATTCTTTTCCACGATCATCATTATCAAAGCCAAGCAAAAATTCAGCATTTGGAGCTAGTTTTTGAAGTGCTTTTAAGGCTATTTTCTGCGATTGTGAAATTTGACCGTTTGTTGAACAAAGCAAGGTTTCTTTTAAGTTGATGTTATTAATTTGTGCGTATGATAAAGTATCTATCATGCTTTCACAAACTACTATATTTTTAAACTCTTTTGGATTTTTATTTGCATCATCAGCTTTTAAAACTTCTAAGCCTTTATTTCCATTGCAAAGCTGTTTAATTGGCTTATTATATGGTTTTCCTTGTGGATCTTGTGTAATTGGGCTAGAAAGATAGCTAATTGTCCCAGTTTGTCTTAAATACTCTTTATTTCCATTTTTTGTTTGTATTGATGCTAATGTATAAGTTGGAACTACTACATTTTTATATTTTTCATCTTGTCTTAAAAAGCTAAACCTTGATAATAGTTCAATATTTAATTTTCTTTTACTTACAAAAAATGAATTTTTATCTACATTATTCATTTTCTTATATTTATCTATGATTTTATTACTATTTCGATTTAAATTTATTATTGGTTTAATACTGCTTTTTAATTCTTTTATTTTATTTATGTTATTTGTATCTATTAAATCTGAGGCTTTAATTCCACGATTTTTGGCAAAATTATAAATATTTCCTTTGTCCTTATCATCATTTGGATTAAAATATAAATAATGCCCATTTTGTTGGCGTGATATAACTATTGTATCTGAGTTTTCATTTGTAAGTGTTTTGTAATTTTGGCTACTTTTCTCTCTTTTTTCAAAGTAGCCATTATTTCTTAAAATTTCATCTAGTGGAAGTTCTACTAAATTTTCCATTATTCATCATATACCCAGCAATTTTTGTTTATTTTATCATTTTTATAATATTTTGGTTTGCAAAAATTCGATGTGTTTTGTTTACAAAATTTATAATTACTTTTTTGCATTTGTACTGAATTTGGATTTTTTGTATACAAATTATCATATGTTTTTTTATCTATCATAGTCATTGTAATGCCTTGATTCCAATCTTCTATATTATAAAAATTTGTAGGGCATGTATATTTAACTTTAATATCTGTATATTTACTTGTTTTGAGTAATTTGCAACTCTCTGGCAAATTTGGATTAATTCTTGCATGAGTTGCAATTTTTCTTTTTCTCATTCTTTCACCAACATATTCTATTTTATACTTATATTCTACCCTTGTATTTAAATACTCAATATTGCAAGGCTCAGAAATATAGACTAATATATCATCTCTTAATCTTTTAAATTCAGTATCTTTTTGATCCGCACCATCTGTTGGACATAATTTTAAAAATGATTTTCTTGCATTTATTGTATCTTCCCATTTTCTTTCTTTTATTGAAAAAAATCTATCCAGCGATGGCTGACATTCTCCAGGTTTTACACTACTGCTCAAGCATAAAATTGCTTCACAAGATAGTTTTACATCTCCTGTTAATTCTCCAGCATTTGTAAAGCTTACTAGGGCAATACTGCCCATTAAAGCCTTTAAAATTATATTTTTTTTCATCTTTCTAACTCCTTTTGAGATGTTTTATTTTTATTTGATTGCTGTTCCCAAGTTTTAATAAAATCTTTTTCTATTTTTTTATGCAGTTTTGGATAGCTGTGTATAAATCTATCATGATTTATATCTGCATTTTTAATTTTGTTATATGCTTTTACAAAGTTATATTTTTTTCTAATATCTTCGTAAAGTTCTTTTTCTGCATCCATTTGCTTTAAATTTGTTGTTATGGATACATTAAAAAGTTTATTTAAGAATTTTATATCTTTTTCTTCTGCGTCTTTGTTTTTTATTATTAAATTTAAATAT
Coding sequences:
- a CDS encoding toprim domain-containing protein; protein product: MENLVELPLDEILRNNGYFEKREKSSQNYKTLTNENSDTIVISRQQNGHYLYFNPNDDKDKGNIYNFAKNRGIKASDLIDTNNINKIKELKSSIKPIINLNRNSNKIIDKYKKMNNVDKNSFFVSKRKLNIELLSRFSFLRQDEKYKNVVVPTYTLASIQTKNGNKEYLRQTGTISYLSSPITQDPQGKPYNKPIKQLCNGNKGLEVLKADDANKNPKEFKNIVVCESMIDTLSYAQINNINLKETLLCSTNGQISQSQKIALKALQKLAPNAEFLLGFDNDDRGKEFCKIVEEIIPNTKRITPILKDFSDDLVIGKELGLDNKDINKESLLKPINDFKKNVEYLQKKYDILEPYAKDKKVKELFSQNIAKFKEIEPKVRCIQGMRECYKRLNILENKISRDYSKSR
- a CDS encoding TrbM/KikA/MpfK family conjugal transfer protein, with the protein product MKKNIILKALMGSIALVSFTNAGELTGDVKLSCEAILCLSSSVKPGECQPSLDRFFSIKERKWEDTINARKSFLKLCPTDGADQKDTEFKRLRDDILVYISEPCNIEYLNTRVEYKYKIEYVGERMRKRKIATHARINPNLPESCKLLKTSKYTDIKVKYTCPTNFYNIEDWNQGITMTMIDKKTYDNLYTKNPNSVQMQKSNYKFCKQNTSNFCKPKYYKNDKINKNCWVYDE